From a single Sediminibacterium sp. KACHI17 genomic region:
- a CDS encoding 2-isopropylmalate synthase: MGQQVHIFDTTLRDGEQVPGCKLNTKEKLELALQLEALGVDIIEAGFPISSPGDFESVEQISKAIKNATVCGLSRAVQKDIETAAQALKYAKRPRIHTGIGTSDYHIRSKFNATQEEILQRAVQAVKWARNFTDDVEFYAEDAGRTDNAYLARVIEAVIKVGATVVNIPDTTGYCLPHQYGEKIAYLKHHVSNIDQAIISCHCHNDLGLATANAIAGVINGARQIECTINGLGERAGNTSLEEVVMILQQHKDLGFYTQVQTQQLNPISREVAEVMRMPVQPNKAIVGANAFSHSSGIHQDGFLKDAQTYEIINPEEVGAEGSKIVLTARSGRSALAYRFQKIGYQYNRNDIDILYQEFLKIADKKKEVEESDLHILAQAYQTEPVTA, from the coding sequence ATGGGTCAGCAGGTACACATATTTGATACCACTTTGCGCGATGGAGAGCAGGTGCCGGGTTGTAAACTGAATACAAAAGAAAAATTGGAACTGGCACTTCAGTTGGAGGCGTTGGGGGTTGATATTATTGAAGCGGGTTTCCCAATCTCATCACCCGGTGATTTCGAATCAGTAGAGCAGATCTCAAAAGCCATCAAGAATGCTACGGTATGTGGGTTAAGCCGCGCTGTTCAAAAAGATATCGAAACAGCTGCTCAGGCATTGAAGTATGCTAAAAGACCTAGAATACATACCGGTATTGGAACATCCGACTATCATATCCGCTCAAAATTCAATGCTACACAGGAAGAGATCTTACAGAGAGCGGTACAGGCAGTAAAATGGGCCAGGAATTTTACAGATGATGTTGAGTTCTATGCTGAAGATGCAGGTAGAACTGATAATGCGTATCTCGCCCGGGTGATCGAAGCTGTGATCAAGGTAGGCGCAACAGTGGTAAACATTCCTGATACAACCGGTTACTGTTTGCCACATCAATATGGCGAGAAGATCGCTTATCTCAAGCATCATGTCTCCAATATTGATCAGGCCATTATTTCATGTCATTGTCATAATGATCTCGGATTAGCCACCGCCAATGCTATTGCAGGTGTGATCAATGGCGCCCGACAAATTGAATGTACCATCAATGGTTTAGGTGAAAGAGCGGGTAATACCTCATTGGAAGAAGTAGTAATGATCTTACAGCAACATAAGGACCTTGGTTTTTATACGCAGGTACAAACACAACAATTGAATCCAATCAGTAGAGAAGTCGCAGAAGTAATGCGAATGCCTGTACAGCCCAATAAAGCCATCGTAGGAGCCAATGCATTCTCTCATTCATCCGGAATACACCAGGATGGATTTCTGAAAGATGCTCAAACATATGAGATCATCAATCCGGAAGAAGTTGGAGCTGAAGGAAGTAAGATCGTTTTAACGGCCAGAAGTGGTAGAAGTGCATTGGCATATCGATTTCAAAAGATCGGATACCAATATAATCGTAATGATATTGATATTCTGTATCAAGAATTTCTAAAAATAGCAGATAAGAAAAAAGAAGTAGAGGAATCAGACTTACACATATTGGCACAGGCTTATCAAACAGAACCTGTTACGGCATAA
- the leuD gene encoding 3-isopropylmalate dehydratase small subunit, with the protein MDRITNIQSRFVPMPIENIDTDQIIPARFLKATTREGFGKNLFRDWRYNNDDELQPKSDFVLNHKIYSGEILVAGKNFGCGSSREHAAWAIKDYGFKVVISSFFADIFKNNALNNGLLPITVSDSFLQQLFQLSSADTLTVSLESQTVRIDKSGQKENFEINSYKKTCLLNGYDDIDYLINMRDIIEKFEQQVV; encoded by the coding sequence ATGGATAGAATAACCAACATACAAAGCAGATTTGTTCCGATGCCTATTGAGAATATCGATACGGATCAGATCATTCCTGCTCGCTTCTTAAAAGCGACAACAAGAGAAGGCTTTGGTAAAAATCTTTTTAGAGATTGGCGATACAATAATGACGATGAGTTACAACCTAAAAGTGATTTTGTACTGAATCATAAAATATACAGTGGTGAGATACTGGTAGCGGGAAAAAATTTTGGTTGTGGATCTTCGAGAGAACATGCAGCATGGGCCATCAAAGATTATGGATTCAAAGTAGTGATATCCAGTTTTTTTGCGGATATTTTTAAAAATAATGCACTGAATAATGGATTGCTGCCTATTACTGTGAGTGATAGTTTTCTTCAGCAGTTATTCCAGCTGTCATCCGCTGATACGCTCACCGTGAGTTTAGAATCACAGACTGTTCGTATTGACAAGTCAGGTCAAAAAGAAAATTTTGAAATTAATAGTTATAAGAAAACCTGTTTACTGAATGGGTATGATGATATTGATTATCTCATCAATATGCGTGACATAATTGAAAAATTTGAACAACAAGTAGTTTAG
- a CDS encoding branched-chain amino acid transaminase: protein MSTPSAQLLLWLSLLSLYQTEEEFYYNINQLNYTAPPPKGGAFLFTQNKHMYYGSSTVIYFKDNFVKATEAGIDLYSQSLHYGYAVFEGIRSYQTDSGTVIFKAKEHYERLCYSAQVMGIPFSFSVEDLIDLTYELLKRNQFTDAYIRPIVLCSPNMSLSKGKESYLAITAWEWTNGYLSNQMRVMTSSYRRPNPSGFKINAKVSGHYVNSILACQEAKDNGFDEALLLDIHGHVAEGPGANVFIEKEGVLYTPAVGNILPGITRATLLELCDELNISVVEKNIRPEEIHDADSAFYCGTAAEVVALESLDNIPFRKQWSESLGFILQQAYKAKVLQKEFRKEMAEA, encoded by the coding sequence TTGTCAACACCATCAGCACAATTATTATTGTGGTTGTCATTATTATCCCTGTACCAAACGGAGGAGGAGTTTTACTATAATATCAATCAACTGAATTATACAGCCCCGCCTCCAAAAGGCGGGGCTTTTTTATTTACGCAAAACAAACATATGTATTACGGATCATCAACAGTCATTTACTTTAAAGACAACTTTGTAAAAGCTACAGAGGCGGGTATTGATTTATATAGTCAGTCGCTCCATTATGGATATGCTGTATTTGAAGGTATTCGCTCTTATCAGACCGATAGTGGAACTGTTATATTCAAAGCAAAAGAGCATTATGAAAGGCTTTGCTATTCCGCACAAGTAATGGGCATTCCTTTTTCGTTTTCTGTGGAGGACTTGATAGATCTCACATATGAGCTGCTCAAGCGCAATCAATTTACAGATGCATATATAAGACCGATCGTTCTTTGTTCCCCTAATATGTCTTTATCAAAAGGAAAGGAAAGTTATCTCGCAATCACAGCATGGGAATGGACAAATGGCTATTTGAGTAATCAAATGCGTGTCATGACTTCATCGTATCGAAGACCCAATCCGAGTGGATTTAAGATCAATGCCAAAGTATCAGGTCATTATGTAAACTCAATATTGGCTTGTCAGGAAGCAAAAGATAACGGATTTGATGAAGCATTACTGTTAGACATTCACGGGCATGTAGCAGAGGGGCCTGGTGCAAATGTTTTTATCGAAAAAGAAGGAGTGCTCTATACTCCTGCTGTTGGAAATATCCTACCCGGTATCACAAGAGCTACTTTATTGGAATTATGTGATGAGTTGAATATTTCAGTAGTAGAAAAAAATATCCGACCGGAAGAAATACATGACGCTGATAGTGCTTTCTATTGCGGAACGGCTGCTGAAGTCGTTGCACTTGAATCACTGGATAATATTCCTTTCAGGAAGCAGTGGAGCGAATCTTTGGGTTTTATTCTTCAACAAGCGTATAAGGCAAAAGTTTTACAAAAAGAATTTAGAAAGGAAATGGCAGAGGCTTAA
- a CDS encoding amidohydrolase family protein, producing the protein MKKILFLLSFHLVLFTCFSQILKAPEVKEGDGPYTQLIIRGVTLINGTGAPPAGPVDIVIENNRIVQIQTVGSPGLPINQNRRPALKQGGKELNCEGMYAMPGFIDMHGHIGGTAQGTPAEYVFKLWMAHGITTIRDPSAGNGLDWVLEHKRKSAANTITAPRIFAYTAFGQGNRGPISNAEQARNWVRENAKKGADGIKFFGASPEVMDAAVRENKALGLRSTAHHAQTDVARWNVLNSARAGMTSMEHWYGLPEALFTNKTIQDYPADYNYNNEQHRFEEAGKLWKQAAAPYSEHWNKVMNELISLDFTLDPTFNIYEANRDLHRARRAEWHEDYTLPSLWKFYEPSYQSHGSYWHQWGTEQEVEWKNNYRLWMTFINEYKNRGGRVTAGSDNGFIYQTYGFGYIRELELLREAGFHPLEVIRSATLYGAQALGMDKELGSVEVGKLADLVIVNANPLKNLQVLYGTGAIELTKDNKIIRSGGVQFTIKDGIVYDAKKLLADVKKIVDEQKAKTGWKLKQPGIE; encoded by the coding sequence ATGAAAAAAATACTCTTTCTTCTCTCTTTTCACCTTGTACTTTTCACTTGCTTTAGCCAAATACTTAAAGCTCCTGAAGTAAAAGAAGGTGATGGCCCTTACACACAATTGATCATACGTGGAGTAACCTTGATCAATGGTACAGGTGCTCCACCTGCCGGGCCTGTAGACATCGTAATTGAAAATAATCGTATCGTTCAGATACAAACAGTAGGAAGTCCGGGATTACCTATTAACCAAAACAGAAGACCTGCTTTGAAGCAAGGAGGTAAGGAACTCAATTGTGAAGGAATGTATGCCATGCCGGGTTTCATAGATATGCATGGACATATTGGTGGCACAGCACAAGGTACTCCTGCAGAGTATGTATTTAAATTATGGATGGCACATGGCATAACAACGATCCGTGATCCGTCTGCAGGTAATGGATTAGATTGGGTTTTAGAGCATAAAAGAAAAAGTGCTGCCAATACCATTACAGCCCCAAGAATTTTTGCCTACACTGCTTTCGGGCAGGGTAATCGTGGACCTATCAGTAATGCAGAGCAGGCAAGAAACTGGGTTCGAGAAAATGCAAAGAAAGGTGCAGATGGTATTAAATTTTTTGGAGCATCTCCGGAAGTAATGGATGCTGCTGTTCGTGAGAATAAAGCATTGGGATTGCGTTCTACCGCTCACCATGCACAAACAGATGTAGCCAGATGGAATGTGTTGAATTCTGCTCGTGCGGGTATGACAAGTATGGAACATTGGTATGGTTTACCGGAGGCTTTATTTACCAATAAAACCATTCAAGACTATCCTGCAGATTATAATTATAATAACGAGCAACACCGTTTTGAGGAAGCAGGTAAATTATGGAAGCAGGCTGCTGCACCATATTCAGAGCATTGGAATAAAGTGATGAATGAATTGATTTCACTGGATTTTACTTTAGATCCCACGTTCAATATCTATGAAGCCAATCGCGATCTGCACCGTGCAAGAAGAGCTGAATGGCATGAAGACTATACATTACCTTCTTTATGGAAATTTTATGAACCAAGTTATCAAAGTCATGGTTCATACTGGCATCAGTGGGGAACAGAGCAAGAAGTAGAGTGGAAAAATAATTATCGTTTATGGATGACATTCATCAACGAATATAAAAATCGTGGAGGAAGAGTGACCGCAGGGTCTGATAATGGATTCATTTATCAAACTTATGGCTTTGGTTATATCCGCGAGTTGGAATTATTACGTGAAGCAGGATTTCACCCTCTGGAAGTAATCCGCTCTGCTACCTTATACGGAGCACAAGCATTGGGTATGGATAAAGAATTAGGAAGTGTTGAAGTTGGCAAACTGGCAGATCTCGTTATTGTAAATGCAAATCCGTTAAAAAACTTACAGGTATTGTATGGCACTGGTGCCATTGAATTGACAAAAGATAATAAGATTATACGAAGTGGAGGTGTACAATTCACGATCAAAGATGGGATCGTCTATGATGCAAAAAAACTACTGGCTGATGTCAAGAAGATAGTAGATGAACAAAAAGCTAAGACCGGCTGGAAATTGAAACAACCGGGAATAGAGTAG
- the leuC gene encoding 3-isopropylmalate dehydratase large subunit, whose protein sequence is MAKTLFEKIWDKHVVKQIEDGPSVLYIDKHFIHEVTSPQAFKGLEKRGLSVFRPQQVVATADHNVPTVNQHLPIKDELSRIQVQQLIENCKKHQIELYGLGHPFQGIVHVIGPELGITQPGMTIVCGDSHTSTHGAFGTIAFGIGTSEVEMVFASQCLMQNKPKLMRINIDGVLNKGVVAKDIILYIIAQISASGATGYFVEYAGSAIRSLSMEARMTICNMSIEMGARGGMIAPDEITFQYIKGRQFAPSGEVWNQKLQEWSGLYSDEDAVFDKEINIDATAIQPMITYGTNPGLGIAINGLIPVAESIPDEGERNTIEKALQYMGLESGKPLLGLPVQHIFIGSCTNSRIEDLRQVALLVKGRKKNQHVQVMIVPGSQQVSKQVQAEGLDKIFYEAGFEIRQAGCSACLGMNEDKIPAGEYCISTSNRNFEGRQGAGARTLLASPLTAAAAAITGVVTDVRELM, encoded by the coding sequence ATGGCAAAAACATTATTTGAGAAGATATGGGACAAGCATGTCGTTAAACAGATCGAAGATGGTCCTTCGGTTTTGTATATCGATAAACATTTTATTCATGAGGTCACCAGTCCGCAGGCATTTAAAGGATTGGAGAAAAGAGGGTTATCTGTTTTCAGACCTCAGCAGGTAGTAGCAACGGCAGATCATAATGTGCCTACGGTCAATCAGCATTTACCCATTAAAGATGAGCTTTCCAGGATACAAGTACAGCAACTCATAGAAAATTGTAAGAAACATCAGATCGAATTGTATGGACTTGGACATCCATTTCAGGGTATTGTTCATGTTATTGGCCCTGAATTGGGAATTACACAACCGGGTATGACGATTGTTTGCGGCGATAGTCATACCTCTACGCACGGTGCATTTGGTACGATCGCATTTGGGATAGGAACCAGTGAAGTGGAAATGGTATTTGCATCACAATGTCTGATGCAAAATAAGCCGAAATTAATGCGTATCAATATTGACGGTGTATTGAATAAAGGCGTAGTAGCAAAAGATATCATCTTATATATCATTGCTCAAATATCTGCAAGTGGAGCAACGGGTTATTTTGTTGAGTATGCAGGTTCAGCTATTCGCTCTTTATCTATGGAGGCAAGAATGACCATTTGTAATATGAGTATCGAAATGGGCGCGCGAGGAGGAATGATAGCTCCGGATGAAATTACTTTTCAATATATAAAAGGCCGACAGTTTGCTCCATCAGGAGAAGTATGGAATCAAAAACTACAAGAGTGGTCAGGATTGTATAGTGATGAAGATGCAGTATTTGATAAAGAGATCAATATAGATGCAACAGCTATTCAACCGATGATCACGTATGGAACCAATCCCGGTTTGGGTATCGCAATCAACGGATTGATACCAGTTGCAGAAAGTATACCGGATGAAGGTGAACGTAATACGATCGAAAAAGCTTTGCAGTATATGGGATTGGAAAGTGGTAAACCATTGTTAGGATTACCTGTGCAGCATATATTCATTGGTAGTTGTACAAACTCTCGAATTGAAGATCTACGACAAGTGGCACTGCTTGTAAAAGGTAGAAAGAAGAACCAGCATGTTCAGGTAATGATCGTTCCGGGATCACAGCAAGTATCAAAACAAGTACAAGCAGAAGGATTAGATAAAATATTTTATGAGGCAGGATTTGAGATCCGACAAGCTGGATGCAGCGCTTGTCTGGGTATGAATGAAGATAAGATCCCTGCAGGAGAGTATTGTATCAGCACCAGTAACAGAAATTTTGAAGGAAGACAGGGTGCTGGAGCAAGAACATTATTGGCGAGCCCGCTTACAGCAGCAGCAGCAGCGATTACAGGTGTTGTTACAGATGTGAGAGAACTGATGTAG
- a CDS encoding PAS domain S-box protein, with the protein MSDNRLPLTILIVEDNPGDLFLLEELLKGASLPIKQLIKVTSAHDAQLALQQEEINLVLLDLSLPDSNGLQSYEMVDEYAGSIPIVVLTGLIDMEVALETMASGAQDYLIKGEFDEKLLEKSIQYSIERKKSQESLRESIDRYKFVTRVTNDVVWDMNLSTKKVLWAEENMKRLFGYDTGNEETGFDFWSEKVHPDEREQVIKKLLDACEDNTSDRWEDEYRFVRADGTYAYVLDKGYLLYANGKAVRMIGSMQDITERKLAELKLLDSEKRFRSLVQNGSDMIKILDENGRFTFSSPSVEKVLGYSQEAIVGKMTFDFIHPDDLQDILGHFQTIKQTDYDEIPYFRFKNIHGEWRWLETKLTNLLADPAVQGIVSNSRDVTEKKKAEEAILASEERYRSLFFNNPMSIYIWDINTLEILEVNDTAQKEYGYSRDEFLSLTMKDLRRKENIPQYLSFVEELKNADADTIMHGVWKHARKNSEEIAMEIYSQKISFKERNAVLALANNIDEKIRLENKLAEEREAKQKEITEAVIRVQEKERYEISRELHDNVNQQLTVAMMYIATAEKGTNNAEALLKQSSGFIYNAIEEIRKLSKALVTPLIKDFGLCKAIEGLLEDIQIANTSIHFDFFCENFYEEDVQYEFKLSIYRIVQEQLNNILKHAKAKEVVIELYRDEVIRLSVNDDGVGFDTKKKRKGIGIHNIQTRVGLYGGKINIHSEPGNGCQLRIEFPITNDILVKQE; encoded by the coding sequence ATGTCTGATAACCGATTGCCATTGACCATATTGATCGTTGAAGATAATCCGGGTGATCTTTTTCTTTTGGAAGAATTATTGAAGGGTGCATCTCTACCCATCAAACAACTGATTAAAGTTACAAGTGCACATGACGCACAATTAGCGCTTCAACAGGAAGAAATAAATCTTGTTTTACTGGATCTAAGTTTACCGGATAGTAATGGACTTCAGTCCTATGAAATGGTAGATGAATATGCAGGATCAATACCAATTGTTGTATTGACAGGGTTGATCGACATGGAAGTAGCATTGGAAACAATGGCCAGCGGTGCCCAGGATTATCTGATCAAAGGAGAATTTGATGAAAAGCTGCTGGAAAAATCCATTCAATATAGTATTGAGCGTAAGAAAAGTCAGGAAAGTCTAAGGGAAAGTATCGATCGTTATAAGTTCGTTACACGTGTAACCAACGATGTGGTATGGGATATGAACCTTTCCACTAAGAAAGTTCTTTGGGCAGAAGAGAACATGAAACGCTTGTTTGGGTATGATACGGGAAATGAAGAAACCGGCTTTGATTTTTGGTCGGAAAAAGTACATCCCGATGAACGTGAGCAGGTCATCAAGAAGCTTTTAGATGCTTGTGAAGACAATACCAGTGATCGATGGGAAGATGAATACCGTTTTGTAAGAGCTGATGGTACATATGCATATGTATTGGATAAAGGATATCTGCTTTATGCAAATGGAAAGGCAGTAAGGATGATCGGATCAATGCAAGACATCACTGAAAGAAAACTCGCAGAACTGAAATTGCTGGATAGTGAAAAAAGATTTAGATCATTGGTTCAGAATGGTTCTGATATGATCAAGATCCTGGATGAAAATGGGCGATTTACTTTTTCGAGCCCAAGCGTCGAAAAAGTATTAGGCTATTCACAAGAAGCCATTGTAGGTAAAATGACGTTTGATTTTATTCATCCGGATGACTTACAGGATATTCTTGGTCATTTCCAGACCATAAAGCAAACCGATTATGATGAAATACCTTATTTCAGATTTAAAAATATACACGGTGAGTGGCGTTGGTTAGAAACTAAATTGACCAACCTGCTTGCGGATCCTGCTGTACAGGGCATCGTATCTAACTCCAGAGATGTGACGGAGAAAAAGAAAGCAGAAGAAGCAATACTGGCTTCAGAAGAAAGATACCGGAGTTTATTCTTTAATAATCCAATGTCTATTTATATCTGGGATATAAATACGCTGGAAATTTTGGAGGTCAATGACACAGCACAAAAAGAATACGGATACTCAAGAGATGAGTTTCTTTCTCTTACTATGAAAGATCTTAGACGAAAAGAGAATATTCCGCAATACCTTTCTTTTGTTGAAGAGCTTAAAAATGCAGATGCAGATACAATTATGCATGGTGTTTGGAAGCATGCAAGAAAGAATAGTGAAGAGATCGCCATGGAGATTTATTCACAAAAAATTTCCTTTAAGGAACGCAACGCTGTTCTAGCATTGGCCAATAATATAGATGAAAAAATACGGCTTGAAAATAAGCTGGCTGAGGAACGTGAAGCCAAACAAAAAGAGATCACCGAAGCCGTGATCCGGGTTCAAGAAAAAGAACGCTACGAAATAAGCAGAGAATTACATGACAACGTGAATCAACAACTAACGGTTGCCATGATGTATATCGCTACTGCAGAAAAGGGAACCAATAATGCAGAAGCTTTGCTCAAGCAATCTTCCGGATTCATTTATAATGCTATTGAAGAGATCCGAAAACTTTCAAAAGCCCTTGTGACACCATTGATCAAGGATTTCGGTCTCTGTAAAGCGATTGAAGGATTGCTGGAAGATATTCAAATAGCAAATACCAGTATTCACTTTGATTTCTTTTGCGAGAATTTCTATGAAGAGGATGTTCAATATGAATTCAAACTTAGCATATATCGGATCGTTCAGGAACAATTGAATAATATCCTGAAGCATGCAAAGGCTAAGGAAGTGGTTATTGAGTTATATCGTGATGAAGTGATCAGGCTATCCGTGAATGATGATGGAGTAGGATTTGATACCAAAAAGAAGCGAAAAGGTATTGGTATTCATAATATCCAAACAAGGGTCGGACTCTATGGCGGTAAAATAAATATTCACTCAGAACCCGGAAACGGATGTCAGCTTAGAATTGAGTTCCCGATAACGAATGATATTTTAGTGAAGCAAGAATGA
- the leuB gene encoding 3-isopropylmalate dehydrogenase: MNKVIAVLPGDGIGPEVTNQSIKVLDAVAARFGHSFDYRFAVVGAIAIDQTGNPLPDSTVDICLNSDAVLFGAIGDPKYDNDPSATVRPEQGLLKLRKVLELYTNIRPIDTYKALHHLSPVKAKQLENVDFVIFRELTGGIYFGKKEKTDDGNAATDECTYSKYEIERITHLAFQYAQKRKNKLTLIDKANVLETSRLWRTVVREIATNYSNVAVDYMYVDNAAMQIILNPAQFDVVLTENMFGDIISDEASVLAGSLGLLPSASVGNKAALFEPIHGSYPQAAGKDIANPIGSILSVAMMLDHFELTEEAYAVRNAAEWTLVNGFVSKDIDAVNNYATSTIGDLIADHIERNKESTVSSNASLNKSTII, encoded by the coding sequence ATGAATAAAGTAATCGCTGTTTTACCGGGAGATGGTATTGGCCCTGAAGTAACCAATCAAAGTATTAAAGTGCTGGATGCAGTTGCTGCGAGATTTGGGCACTCATTTGATTATCGTTTTGCCGTAGTGGGCGCAATAGCGATTGATCAAACAGGAAATCCATTGCCGGATTCAACCGTTGATATTTGTTTGAATAGTGATGCCGTTTTATTCGGGGCGATCGGAGATCCTAAGTATGATAATGATCCTTCCGCAACTGTAAGACCAGAACAAGGTCTGTTGAAATTGCGGAAAGTATTGGAACTCTATACCAATATTCGTCCGATCGACACCTATAAAGCCCTGCATCATCTATCTCCCGTGAAAGCAAAACAATTGGAGAATGTTGATTTTGTCATCTTCCGAGAATTGACTGGTGGAATTTATTTTGGTAAAAAAGAAAAAACTGATGACGGAAATGCGGCTACCGATGAGTGTACCTACTCGAAGTATGAGATCGAAAGAATCACTCACCTGGCTTTTCAATATGCACAAAAAAGGAAAAACAAATTAACGCTGATTGATAAAGCCAATGTATTGGAAACTTCTAGACTTTGGAGAACGGTTGTACGGGAAATTGCAACCAACTATTCAAATGTGGCTGTAGACTATATGTATGTTGATAATGCAGCCATGCAAATCATTTTGAATCCGGCGCAGTTTGATGTTGTTCTGACTGAAAATATGTTTGGCGATATCATTAGTGATGAAGCCAGTGTATTAGCAGGATCACTTGGTTTGTTGCCATCAGCCTCAGTAGGGAACAAAGCGGCATTATTTGAACCCATACACGGATCTTACCCACAAGCAGCCGGAAAAGATATTGCTAATCCGATAGGCTCAATACTTTCTGTAGCAATGATGCTGGATCATTTTGAGCTAACAGAAGAAGCATATGCAGTACGAAATGCCGCAGAATGGACTTTAGTAAACGGTTTTGTATCAAAAGATATAGATGCCGTGAATAATTATGCGACAAGTACTATTGGAGATTTGATTGCTGATCATATTGAGCGAAACAAAGAGTCAACAGTAAGCTCTAATGCAAGTTTAAATAAGTCTACCATTATCTGA
- the ilvD gene encoding dihydroxy-acid dehydratase, producing MNELNKYSKTITQDVTQPAAQAMFYGIGLTEDDLKKAQIGIASMGYDGNTCNMHLNDLAKLVKQGVWDNDLVGLIFNTIGVSDGMSNGTDGMRYSLVSRDVIADSIEAVCGAQYYDGLIALPGCDKNMPGSLIAMGRLNRPAIMVYGGTIAPGHYNGQDLNIVSAFEALGQKIAGELSEADFKGIIQHACPGAGACGGMYTANTMASAIEALGMSLPYSSSNPALSEEKKQECIAAGKAIRLLLEKDIKPSDIMTRKAFENAMTVIMVLGGSTNAVLHLIAMAKSVNVSLTQDDFQKISDRIPVLADFKPSGKYLMQDLHQYGGLPAVMKYLLSKGLLHGDCLTVTGKTVAENLSTVPDLDFEAQKIIYPLEHPVKATGHLQILYGNLAEKGSVAKISGKEGELFTGPARVFDGEHALIAGINSGKIRKGDVVVIRYVGPKGGPGMPEMLKPTSAIIGAGLGKSVALITDGRFSGGTHGFVVGHITPEAYDGGLIAFVKDDDIIELNVTTRSINLKVSAEEIQQRKQQWRQPSLNVTKGLLFKYARTVKDASEGCVTDEI from the coding sequence ATGAATGAGCTGAATAAATACTCGAAAACCATTACACAGGATGTTACACAACCTGCAGCCCAGGCAATGTTCTATGGCATAGGCCTTACTGAAGATGATTTAAAAAAAGCACAGATAGGAATTGCAAGCATGGGGTATGATGGTAATACCTGTAACATGCATCTGAATGATTTAGCAAAACTGGTAAAGCAGGGCGTGTGGGATAATGATCTGGTAGGACTCATCTTTAATACCATCGGCGTAAGTGATGGCATGAGTAATGGAACAGATGGTATGCGGTATTCCTTGGTAAGCCGTGATGTCATTGCAGATTCAATTGAAGCAGTTTGCGGAGCACAGTATTATGATGGATTGATCGCTTTACCAGGATGTGATAAAAATATGCCAGGTTCATTGATCGCAATGGGTAGATTGAATCGCCCGGCGATCATGGTATATGGTGGAACCATTGCTCCGGGACATTATAATGGACAAGATCTGAATATCGTATCCGCATTTGAAGCATTAGGGCAAAAGATAGCAGGAGAACTTTCAGAAGCAGATTTCAAGGGAATTATTCAACATGCTTGTCCGGGTGCAGGTGCTTGCGGAGGCATGTATACTGCGAACACTATGGCATCAGCTATTGAGGCCTTGGGTATGAGTTTACCCTATTCTTCCTCTAACCCTGCGTTGAGTGAGGAAAAAAAGCAAGAGTGTATCGCAGCAGGAAAAGCCATCAGATTATTACTTGAAAAAGATATCAAACCGAGTGATATCATGACACGTAAAGCATTTGAAAATGCAATGACTGTGATCATGGTACTTGGGGGTAGTACCAACGCGGTTTTACATCTGATCGCTATGGCTAAATCAGTCAATGTTTCATTGACACAGGATGATTTTCAAAAGATCAGCGATCGCATTCCTGTACTTGCTGATTTTAAGCCGAGTGGAAAATACCTGATGCAAGATTTACACCAATATGGTGGACTGCCTGCAGTGATGAAATATCTCTTATCAAAAGGGTTACTTCATGGTGATTGTTTGACTGTTACAGGGAAAACAGTAGCAGAAAATCTTTCTACCGTTCCTGATTTGGATTTCGAAGCGCAAAAGATCATTTATCCGCTAGAACATCCTGTAAAAGCTACGGGTCATTTGCAAATACTATATGGAAATCTTGCAGAGAAAGGCAGTGTGGCAAAAATATCAGGTAAAGAAGGGGAGCTGTTTACAGGTCCTGCAAGAGTATTTGATGGTGAGCATGCATTGATAGCAGGTATCAATAGCGGAAAGATCAGAAAAGGAGATGTTGTGGTGATTCGGTATGTAGGACCCAAGGGTGGACCAGGTATGCCTGAAATGTTGAAACCTACCTCAGCTATTATTGGAGCGGGTTTAGGTAAATCAGTTGCATTGATCACAGATGGAAGATTTAGCGGAGGTACACATGGATTTGTAGTGGGACATATTACTCCCGAAGCTTATGATGGCGGATTGATCGCTTTTGTGAAAGACGATGATATCATAGAACTGAATGTCACAACAAGATCTATCAATTTAAAAGTCTCAGCAGAAGAGATACAACAGCGAAAGCAACAATGGAGACAACCTTCATTGAATGTCACAAAGGGCTTACTATTCAAATATGCACGAACAGTAAAAGATGCATCAGAAGGATGTGTGACCGACGAAATTTAA